In a single window of the Acyrthosiphon pisum isolate AL4f chromosome X, pea_aphid_22Mar2018_4r6ur, whole genome shotgun sequence genome:
- the LOC100569251 gene encoding putative uncharacterized protein DDB_G0271606 isoform X1 produces MIFTAVKSYKIVQCHREMTSGSLRGYKGDGNVDMIMTKKKISGGHHHNYSPTLLWVTAAVAAILLVSCSCPANAEPVAPAQVAATVATATGTGERPALSVENSADAVDPSSVAGALSQPQQTVSESKEPRSSSTTQAAVTENVDHQNKLQPINDNNDQQDEKHRQQQQQMLLAPLLMPPTQMSAVWSSQSSSQQPMTIDVIPALSSFVGRERTELEIVPVPSASEQHLVNSPLIQPQPEYSYISEGNLTPESELQQPEPELRQPEQELRQPESNEQQPPEPSSEQLQQPSSIQQVQHQLQTVATAPAPSDQQLQLPYLYNNNNNNVFAIKNNDDDDQLQQQYSYHYYYQQNLAQQQQQQQQQQQMQHQQQQQQHHQQQQQQQQQQQQQQQLQLQQLNSNMAAVYSPLPMQYGGGQFYYHNNFGGVGKYPPQQQPNFYYRARDGRPPARRNSRTQPQSAYDNNNNNNGGGGNFYAHHQLPHQQQQQKQQSLDYGGSGGESDNVIGIKYDQDQTAGAAGKQHQPVPPFRPSHPVWASQYPVPWTYYVKSSMVQPGRPAPSYGAPHNNYYGGGRKSRYVLQQSAGAVANRVGGGYSPAKPPRTKVVYIEYGGFKPKMVPSVQISAAEDYDGNRRQLTVLDGGVASDITAQDVGQRDNPVAASTPAAADATTASATATMTTTTTTAAAAATAATMTTTTTGTIPSTATAASTPRQQSQQPPVPERQPPAAAGVVVVVV; encoded by the exons ATGATCTTTACGGCTGTAAAATCGTACAAAATCGTACAATGTCATCGTGAAATGACATCCGGTTCGTTGCGTGGCTACAAAGGTGACGGTAACGTCGATATGATAATGACGAAG aaaaaaatcagTGGTGGTCACCATCACAACTATTCGCCAACGCTACTGTGGGTTACTGCAGCAGTGGCGGCAATACTGTTGGTGAGTTGCAGCTGCCCAGCAAACGCTGAACCCGTAGCTCCTGCCCAAGTGGCCGCCACTGTAGCCACGGCCACTGGGACCGGCGAACGTCCGGCGCTATCGGTTGAAAATTCTGCCGACGCCGTAGATCCATCATCTGTAGCGGGGGCTCTTTCACAGCCGCAACAGACCGTCAGCGAATCAAAGGAACCGCGATCATCTTCTACCACCCAGGCGGCGGTGACGGAAAATGTCGATCACCAAAACAAG TTGCAGCcgatcaatgataataatgatcaaCAGGACGAAAAACATaggcaacagcaacaacaaatGCTGTTGGCCCCGTTGCTGATGCCCCCCACACAAATGTCCGCCGTGTGGTCTTCCCAGTCGTCGTCACAGCAGCCCATGACCATCGACGTGATACCCGCGTTGTCATCTTTTGTTGGACGAGAACGTACCGAGTTAGAAATCGTGCCCGTGCCCAGCGCGTCGGAGCAACACCTCGTCAATTCGCCCTTAATTCAGCCTCAACCGGAATACAGTTATATATCCGAAGGAAATCTAACACCAGAATCAGAGCTACAACAACCCGAACCGGAGCTACGACAACCTGAACAGGAGCTACGGCAACCGGAATCAAATGAGCAGCAACCACCCGAACCCAGCTCGGAACAGCTACAGCAACCATCATCAATCCAACAGGTACAACATCAATTACAGACCGTTGCCACAGCCCCCGCTCCCTCTGATCAACAACTGCAACTTCCGTActtgtacaacaataataacaataatgtctTCGCCATTAaaaacaacgacgacgacgatcagCTGCAGCAGCAATATTCGTATCACTACTACTATCAACAAAACCTTgcacaacagcaacaacaacaacaacaacagcaacaaatGCAAcatcaacagcaacaacaacagcatcatcaacaacaacaacaacaacaacagcagcagcagcaacaacaacaattaCAACTGCAGCAACTTAACAGCAACATGGCGGCTGTGTATTCACCGCTGCCCATGCAATACGGCGGTGGTCAGTTTTACTATCACAACAATTTCGGTGGTGTCGGCAAGTATCCGCCACAACAACAGCCGAACTTCTATTATCGCGCCAGGGATGGCAGACCACCTGCGCGACGCAACAGCAGAACGCAACCGCAGTCCGcgtacgacaacaacaacaacaacaatggCGGTGGTGGTAATTTCTACGCTCACCACCAACTTCCGCATCAGCAACAGCAACAAAAACAACAGTCACTGGATTacggcggcagcggcggcgaAAGTGACAACGTGATCGGGATCAAATACGACCAAGATCAGACGGCCGGCGCCGCGGGCAAGCAGCACCAACCGGTACCGCCGTTCCGGCCCAGCCATCCGGTGTGGGCGTCCCAATATCCGGTGCCGTGGACGTACTACGTCAAGTCGTCTATGGTACAACCGGGACGGCCGGCGCCGTCTTACGGCGCGCCGCACAACAACTACTACGGCGGCGGCCGGAAATCGCGGTACGTACTACAGCAGTCGGCCGGCGCTGTGGCCAACAGAGTTGGCGGCGGGTATTCGCCAGCCAAGCCGCCGCGCACCAAGGTCGTTTACATCGAGTACGGTGGTTTCAAGCCGAAAATGGTGCCGTCCGTGCAGATCTCGGCCGCCGAGGACTACGACGGTAACCGCCGTCAGCTGACGGTCCTCGATGGCGGAGTCGCGAGCGACATCACCGCGCAAGACGTCGGTCAACGCGACAACCCTGTGGCCGCATCCACACCGGCCGCCGCGGACGCCACCACCGCCTCCGCGACCGCTACgatgacaacgacgacgaccacagcggcggcggcggcgacggctgcgacgatgacgacgacaacCACGGGAACGATTCCGAGCACGGCTACGGCTGCATCGACACCGCGACAACAATCGCAACAACCACCTGTGCCGGAACGACAACCGCCCGCAGCCGCCGGTGTCGTCGTGGTAGTCGTCTAG
- the LOC100569251 gene encoding putative uncharacterized protein DDB_G0271606 isoform X2, whose translation MIFTAVKSYKIVQCHREMTSGSLRGYKGDGNVDMIMTKKKISGGHHHNYSPTLLWVTAAVAAILLVSCSCPANAEPVAPAQVAATVATATGTGERPALSVENSADAVDPSSVAGALSQPQQTVSESKEPRSSSTTQAAVTENVDHQNKLQPINDNNDQQDEKHRQQQQQMLLAPLLMPPTQMSAVWSSQSSSQQPMTIDVIPALSSFVGRERTELEIVPVPSASEQHLVNSPLIQPQPEYSYISEGNLTPESELQQPEPELRQPEQELRQPESNEQQPPEPSSEQLQQPSSIQQVQHQLQTVATAPAPSDQQLQLPYLYNNNNNNVFAIKNNDDDDQLQQQYSYHYYYQQNLAQQQQQQQQQQQMQHQQQQQQHHQQQQQQQQQQQQQQQLQLQQLNSNMAAVYSPLPMQYGGGQFYYHNNFGGVGKYPPQQQPNFYYRARDGRPPARRNSRTQPQSAYDNNNNNNGGGGNFYAHHQLPHQQQQQKQQSLDYGGSGGESDNVIGIKYDQDQTAGAAGKQHQPVPPFRPSHPVWASQYPVPWTYYVKSSMVQPGRPAPSYGAPHNNYYGGGRKSRYVLQQSAGAVANRVGGGYSPAKPPRTKVVYIEYGGFKPKMVPSVQISAAEDYDGNRRQLTVLDGGVASDITAQDVGQRDNPVAASTPAAADATTASATATMTTTTTTAAAAATAATMTTTTTGTIPSTATAASTPRQQSQQPPVPERQPPAAAGVVVVVV comes from the exons ATGATCTTTACGGCTGTAAAATCGTACAAAATCGTACAATGTCATCGTGAAATGACATCCGGTTCGTTGCGTGGCTACAAAGGTGACGGTAACGTCGATATGATAATGACGAAG aaaaaaatcagTGGTGGTCACCATCACAACTATTCGCCAACGCTACTGTGGGTTACTGCAGCAGTGGCGGCAATACTGTTGGTGAGTTGCAGCTGCCCAGCAAACGCTGAACCCGTAGCTCCTGCCCAAGTGGCCGCCACTGTAGCCACGGCCACTGGGACCGGCGAACGTCCGGCGCTATCGGTTGAAAATTCTGCCGACGCCGTAGATCCATCATCTGTAGCGGGGGCTCTTTCACAGCCGCAACAGACCGTCAGCGAATCAAAGGAACCGCGATCATCTTCTACCACCCAGGCGGCGGTGACGGAAAATGTCGATCACCAAAACAAG TTGCAGCcgatcaatgataataatgatcaaCAGGACGAAAAACATaggcaacagcaacaacaaatGCTGTTGGCCCCGTTGCTGATGCCCCCCACACAAATGTCCGCCGTGTGGTCTTCCCAGTCGTCGTCACAGCAGCCCATGACCATCGACGTGATACCCGCGTTGTCATCTTTTGTTGGACGAGAACGTACCGAGTTAGAAATCGTGCCCGTGCCCAGCGCGTCGGAGCAACACCTCGTCAATTCGCCCTTAATTCAGCCTCAACCGGAATACAGTTATATATCCGAAGGAAATCTAACACCAGAATCAGAGCTACAACAACCCGAACCGGAGCTACGACAACCTGAACAGGAGCTACGGCAACCGGAATCAAATGAGCAGCAACCACCCGAACCCAGCTCGGAACAGCTACAGCAACCATCATCAATCCAACAGGTACAACATCAATTACAGACCGTTGCCACAGCCCCCGCTCCCTCTGATCAACAACTGCAACTTCCGTActtgtacaacaataataacaataatgtctTCGCCATTAaaaacaacgacgacgacgatcagCTGCAGCAGCAATATTCGTATCACTACTACTATCAACAAAACCTTgcacaacagcaacaacaacaacaacaacagcaacaaatGCAAcatcaacagcaacaacaacagcatcatcaacaacaacaacaacaacaacagcagcagcagcaacaacaacaattaCAACTGCAGCAACTTAACAGCAACATGGCGGCTGTGTATTCACCGCTGCCCATGCAATACGGCGGTGGTCAGTTTTACTATCACAACAATTTCGGTGGTGTCGGCAAGTATCCGCCACAACAACAGCCGAACTTCTATTATCGCGCCAGGGATGGCAGACCACCTGCGCGACGCAACAGCAGAACGCAACCGCAGTCCGcgtacgacaacaacaacaacaacaatggCGGTGGTGGTAATTTCTACGCTCACCACCAACTTCCGCATCAGCAACAGCAACAAAAACAACAGTCACTGGATTacggcggcagcggcggcgaAAGTGACAACGTGATCGGGATCAAATACGACCAAGATCAGACGGCCGGCGCCGCGGGCAAGCAGCACCAACCGGTACCGCCGTTCCGGCCCAGCCATCCGGTGTGGGCGTCCCAATATCCGGTGCCGTGGACGTACTACGTCAAGTCGTCTATGGTACAACCGGGACGGCCGGCGCCGTCTTACGGCGCGCCGCACAACAACTACTACGGCGGCGGCCGGAAATCGCGGTACGTACTACAGCAGTCGGCCGGCGCTGTGGCCAACAGAGTTGGCGGCGGGTATTCGCCAGCCAAGCCGCCGCGCACCAAGGTCGTTTACATCGAGTACGGTGGTTTCAAGCCGAAAATGGTGCCGTCCGTGCAGATCTCGGCCGCCGAGGACTACGACGGTAACCGCCGTCAGCTGACGGTCCTCGATGGCGGAGTCGCGAGCGACATCACCGCGCAAGACGTCGGTCAACGCGACAACCCTGTGGCCGCATCCACACCGGCCGCCGCGGACGCCACCACCGCCTCCGCGACCGCTACgatgacaacgacgacgaccacagcggcggcggcggcgacggctgcgacgatgacgacgacaacCACGGGAACGATTCCGAGCACGGCTACGGCTGCATCGACACCGCGACAACAATCGCAACAACCACCTGTGCCGGAACGACAACCGCCCGCAGCCGCCGGTGTCGTCGTG GTAGTCGTCTAG